The following are from one region of the Spodoptera frugiperda isolate SF20-4 chromosome 20, AGI-APGP_CSIRO_Sfru_2.0, whole genome shotgun sequence genome:
- the LOC118282026 gene encoding retinol dehydrogenase 11-like, giving the protein MSVILLIIEIIIIGGMIVGLYQKNTNLVCKSKKRYDGKTVLVTGGTAGMGLEIAADFAHRGARVIVACPFEDEGLHGKKLIIRSSGNENVVFKLLDLASLESVRNFAADILRTEDRLDILVNNAGVGVPGDFLTADGMNFIMQVNYFGTFLLTMLLLPLLKKTGTTSEPSRIVNTSSVMHKFGKIDFNNWNKTGYWAKIRIYGNSKLCLALFTRELAKRMKNPTVIVNIVDPGAVGTRIFNSSRIAWASFISFMALILFKHPWEGAQTALYAATSDRAGKFTGEYFKNCQRVRASELIYDEKLATRVWEESVRLVKLSDEELNQCFSS; this is encoded by the coding sequence ATGTCTGTGATCTTACTAATCatcgaaattataattattgggGGCATGATAGTGGGACTTTATCAGAAGAATACGAATTTAGTGTGCAAGTCAAAGAAGAGATACGATGGCAAGACAGTGCTGGTGACGGGTGGGACTGCGGGCATGGGGCTCGAGATCGCTGCAGATTTCGCACACAGAGGCGCAAGGGTTATCGTAGCGTGTCCCTTCGAAGATGAAGGCTTGCATGGCAAAAAACTTATTATAAGAAGCTCTGgtaatgaaaatgtagtgtTCAAACTACTAGACCTCGCTTCTCTGGAGTCTGTAAGAAACTTCGCAGCCGATATATTGAGAACAGAAGACAGATTGGACATTTTGGTGAACAATGCTGGAGTTGGGGTCCCGGGAGACTTCCTTACCGCTGATGGAATGAATTTCATCATGCAAGTTAACTACTTTGGCACTTTTCTACTAACAATGTTGCTCCTACCGCTTCTGAAGAAGACGGGCACAACGTCTGAACCGAGTAGGATTGTAAACACATCATCTGTAATGCACAAGTTTGGTAAAATCGATTTCAACAATTGGAACAAGACAGGATACTGGGCCAAAATAAGGATATATGGGAACAGCAAGCTTTGCTTAGCGCTGTTCACCCGGGAACTTGCCAAGAGAATGAAGAATCCAACGGTTATAGTGAATATTGTGGATCCAGGAGCAGTTGGGACGAGGATCTTCAACAGTTCTCGCATCGCTTGGGCcagttttatatcatttatgGCTTTGATCTTGTTCAAACATCCGTGGGAAGGTGCGCAAACAGCCCTGTACGCTGCCACGAGTGATAGGGCTGGTAAATTCACAGGGGAGTACTTCAAGAACTGTCAAAGAGTTCGAGCCAGTGAGTTGATTTATGATGAGAAGCTGGCAACGAGGGTGTGGGAGGAGTCAGTGAGGCTTGTGAAACTGAGTGACGAAGAACTCAACCAGTGCTTTAGTTCTTAG